A DNA window from Stutzerimonas stutzeri contains the following coding sequences:
- a CDS encoding aspartate aminotransferase family protein: MDDQSAHLMHAYARQPVYFTHGKGARLWDTHGREYLDAIAGVAVTNLGHSHPEITAAIADQAGRLMHTSNLFGIEWQDSLGSRLCAISGMRRAFFCNSGAEANETALKLARLHATRRGEALPVVLVMENSFHGRTLATLAATGNPSVHRGFEPLMPGFMRVPYADINAVRSLASQFPNIVAVLVEPVQGESGVRIAPTEYMQALRELCTANDWLFMVDEVQTGFGRTGAWFGYQHAGVLPDVITLAKGLGNGYPIGACLARGVAADLFSPGHHGSTFGGNPLACRIGCTVVDVMERDGVPQHARVMGQRLEGALRQGLAGCEGVVAIRALGLMVGIELDRPCTELLTCALKDEALLISVSRERTIRLLPALICSEAEIDEIAARLSRIVWKWSRLQSDTLRQASLATL, translated from the coding sequence ATGGACGATCAAAGCGCTCATCTGATGCATGCTTATGCCAGGCAGCCGGTTTACTTCACCCACGGGAAGGGCGCCCGCCTCTGGGACACTCATGGGCGGGAATATCTCGACGCCATCGCGGGGGTTGCCGTAACCAATCTCGGTCACTCTCACCCTGAAATAACCGCCGCCATTGCCGATCAGGCCGGTCGTTTGATGCATACCTCGAATCTGTTCGGCATCGAGTGGCAGGACTCGCTTGGTTCGAGGCTTTGTGCGATCTCTGGAATGCGTCGGGCGTTCTTTTGCAACTCAGGCGCGGAAGCAAACGAGACCGCATTGAAGCTGGCTCGCTTGCACGCAACCCGCCGAGGCGAAGCCCTGCCGGTCGTGCTGGTAATGGAGAACAGTTTTCACGGTCGTACACTCGCAACGTTGGCTGCGACCGGTAACCCAAGCGTACACCGGGGCTTCGAGCCGCTTATGCCAGGCTTCATGCGGGTGCCCTACGCCGATATCAATGCAGTCAGGTCGCTCGCTTCGCAGTTCCCCAATATCGTTGCGGTGCTGGTTGAGCCCGTTCAAGGCGAAAGTGGTGTACGTATTGCGCCGACTGAATATATGCAGGCGCTGCGAGAGTTGTGCACGGCCAACGACTGGCTGTTCATGGTGGATGAGGTGCAGACCGGCTTCGGCCGTACGGGGGCATGGTTTGGGTACCAGCATGCGGGAGTGCTGCCGGACGTGATCACCTTGGCCAAGGGCCTTGGCAACGGCTATCCAATCGGTGCGTGTTTAGCCAGAGGCGTCGCGGCGGATCTCTTTTCGCCTGGTCACCACGGTTCCACCTTTGGCGGCAACCCCTTGGCCTGTCGAATCGGCTGCACCGTGGTCGATGTGATGGAGCGAGATGGTGTACCGCAACATGCGAGGGTCATGGGGCAGCGCCTGGAAGGCGCACTTCGGCAAGGGCTCGCGGGGTGCGAAGGCGTTGTAGCGATTCGCGCACTCGGTCTGATGGTAGGCATCGAACTGGATCGCCCATGTACCGAGCTTTTGACCTGCGCATTGAAAGATGAAGCCCTGCTGATCAGCGTCTCGCGGGAACGAACGATCCGCCTGCTGCCGGCTTTGATCTGCTCCGAAGCTGAGATCGACGAGATTGCAGCTCGCCTGTCACGGATCGTTTGGAAATGGTCGCGCCTGCAGAGCGACACGCTGCGGCAAGCCTCGCTTGCGACGCTTTGA
- a CDS encoding MOSC domain-containing protein, with amino-acid sequence MLLGTIQTIMTGTAVPFTRPETFSGIDKRPRTGSVGVGLEGLEGDEQGDRRVHGGPDKAIHHYPYDHYRHWRQAFGDRKLLQAPGAFGENISTVGITEENICMGDIISCGSTVLEVSQTRQPCWKLDDRFAVRGVALEMQRSGKVGWYYRVLKPGAFEVGAALNLIDRPNAEWPLRRVLQLLYVNPMDLDALTRLQSLRLPPSWEKIVANRIRTSTVESWAKRLGGPGFDAGESHG; translated from the coding sequence ATGCTACTCGGGACGATTCAAACCATCATGACCGGAACAGCGGTGCCATTTACTCGGCCCGAGACCTTCAGTGGAATCGACAAAAGACCGCGCACAGGCTCGGTCGGCGTCGGGCTTGAGGGGCTCGAAGGTGACGAGCAAGGAGATCGACGTGTTCATGGCGGGCCTGACAAGGCTATCCACCACTACCCGTACGACCATTATCGCCACTGGAGACAAGCGTTCGGAGATCGAAAGCTACTGCAAGCCCCAGGCGCCTTTGGCGAAAACATATCAACTGTAGGAATAACCGAAGAAAACATCTGCATGGGAGACATCATCTCGTGCGGATCCACGGTGCTGGAGGTTTCGCAGACCCGTCAGCCTTGCTGGAAACTCGATGATCGGTTTGCCGTCCGGGGCGTTGCCCTCGAAATGCAACGCAGCGGCAAAGTTGGCTGGTACTACCGGGTGCTCAAGCCTGGGGCATTTGAAGTCGGCGCAGCGCTGAACCTGATCGACCGACCGAACGCCGAGTGGCCACTGCGCAGAGTGCTTCAGCTCCTCTACGTGAACCCGATGGACCTGGACGCATTGACGCGCTTGCAGTCGCTTCGATTGCCGCCCTCCTGGGAGAAGATTGTGGCAAATCGCATTAGGACCAGCACCGTTGAGTCTTGGGCCAAGCGCCTGGGCGGGCCGGGATTCGACGCAGGCGAATCGCATGGATGA
- the pdxK gene encoding pyridoxine/pyridoxal/pyridoxamine kinase encodes MAVSIDFTGVSGAEPLPLDVISIQSQVVYGCVGNSIAVPVLNAGGLSVGAIPTVLLSNTPHYSTCHGGALPTSWFAGYLKDLEARDALRSVRTVLVGYLGSTTQAAVLARWLGTVLERHPGIRVQLDPVLGDDDCGMYVEPAMVSAFQTHLLRFANGLTPNAFELARLSGRCVETVEQVIDAARSLLTGRTQWVVVTSAAQHEWPSERMYVVVATKESAEVIEHERVSVSPKGTGDFFSAALAAALLRGMELTHAVKFACRQVIDSLALTRQSNSAELRLPAFGTSLFAKE; translated from the coding sequence ATGGCTGTCAGCATCGATTTCACCGGCGTGTCGGGTGCAGAGCCGCTTCCACTGGACGTGATTTCGATCCAATCGCAGGTTGTCTACGGGTGCGTAGGAAACAGCATCGCCGTGCCCGTACTGAATGCCGGCGGTCTCTCCGTGGGGGCCATACCCACCGTCTTGCTCAGCAATACGCCTCACTACTCCACCTGCCATGGCGGTGCGCTTCCGACTAGCTGGTTCGCTGGCTACCTCAAAGATCTGGAAGCCCGGGATGCGCTGCGCTCGGTAAGAACCGTGCTGGTGGGCTATCTGGGCAGCACGACACAGGCGGCGGTACTTGCCCGCTGGTTGGGCACGGTACTGGAGAGGCACCCGGGTATACGCGTTCAGCTGGACCCCGTCCTTGGTGATGATGACTGCGGCATGTATGTAGAGCCTGCGATGGTGAGTGCCTTTCAGACTCATTTGCTTCGGTTCGCCAATGGCCTGACACCCAATGCATTCGAGCTGGCTCGTCTATCCGGCCGCTGCGTTGAAACCGTCGAGCAGGTTATCGATGCCGCGCGCAGCTTGCTGACCGGGCGTACCCAGTGGGTCGTCGTCACCAGTGCAGCTCAACATGAGTGGCCAAGCGAACGTATGTACGTGGTGGTGGCTACGAAAGAGTCTGCAGAGGTGATCGAGCACGAGCGAGTCAGCGTCTCGCCCAAGGGCACCGGAGATTTTTTCAGTGCAGCCCTGGCCGCCGCATTGCTGAGGGGGATGGAGCTTACCCACGCCGTTAAGTTTGCCTGCCGCCAAGTCATTGATTCCCTAGCCCTTACACGCCAAAGCAATTCGGCTGAGCTGCGCTTGCCAGCATTTGGCACCTCTCTCTTCGCCAAGGAATGA
- a CDS encoding cytoplasmic protein, whose amino-acid sequence MPVYRLNIRRDQKHLGHFESDAPWALEAVQDIAQRLPAGEGYCIEMQVSDGERRYLEVGPSGIRVLGTERSFRPVTQRSALLSAVE is encoded by the coding sequence ATGCCCGTCTATCGTTTAAACATTCGCCGTGATCAAAAGCATCTAGGTCATTTTGAGTCCGATGCGCCATGGGCCTTGGAGGCCGTACAAGACATCGCTCAACGTCTGCCTGCGGGCGAGGGCTATTGCATCGAGATGCAGGTATCCGATGGCGAACGCCGCTACCTGGAGGTCGGGCCCAGCGGAATCCGAGTACTGGGTACGGAGCGCAGCTTCCGGCCCGTAACGCAGCGTTCAGCGCTTCTCTCAGCAGTGGAGTGA
- a CDS encoding aminotransferase class I/II-fold pyridoxal phosphate-dependent enzyme produces the protein MNTIASGSTAVEIAESIEQQIRSGFYPDGALLPAVRSLAQQLQVSPNTVAAAYKLLRDAALIVTDGRRGTRVASEMPTAETQTTIPEGLRDMASGNIDGATLPAIEAGWLTESQSGYDVQSNDPQLLDVAGRWLAEQRIPCQQLGIYSGALDAVERALRLRCRPGNKVIVEDPCWPPALALLASLRLKAVPVPVDEEGAMVPSTEILRSAAAVILTPRAHNPTGFCISSRRWKQWVDRLADAPDTLLILDDHWGPLSAAEPLSFGREPLSWVYVVSVSKFLGPDLRVSVVTGTSSVLKSMHHQQTLGPRWVSLLLQRLAGRLWQKMLDSNRLSAVGAEYLQRRSSLVQGLNDLGIAVPTQGEGLHVWLPVSDETSVVQTLASLGWAIQAGSPFRLESPAAVRVSIGNLNPISVPALARDVAHALKQRRRTVN, from the coding sequence ATGAATACAATAGCTAGCGGATCGACCGCTGTCGAGATCGCTGAATCGATCGAACAGCAAATTCGTTCGGGTTTTTACCCGGATGGCGCCCTGCTGCCTGCCGTCAGATCACTCGCGCAGCAGCTTCAAGTCAGCCCAAACACTGTGGCGGCGGCCTATAAGCTGCTGCGTGATGCGGCCCTGATAGTTACCGACGGACGGCGCGGTACGCGTGTGGCGAGTGAGATGCCGACGGCCGAGACGCAAACCACCATTCCGGAAGGTTTGCGGGACATGGCCTCTGGAAATATTGACGGGGCTACACTGCCTGCCATCGAGGCTGGCTGGCTCACGGAGAGCCAGTCCGGCTATGACGTGCAAAGTAATGACCCACAGCTGCTTGATGTTGCGGGCCGGTGGCTGGCTGAGCAGAGAATTCCCTGTCAGCAGCTGGGCATCTATTCGGGAGCGCTCGACGCCGTAGAGCGGGCGCTTCGCCTGCGTTGCCGGCCAGGAAACAAGGTAATCGTGGAAGATCCTTGCTGGCCGCCAGCGCTGGCATTACTGGCGAGCCTGCGACTCAAGGCGGTTCCCGTACCCGTAGACGAAGAGGGCGCGATGGTCCCCTCTACTGAAATCCTTCGCTCGGCGGCGGCGGTCATCTTGACGCCGCGTGCGCATAACCCCACCGGCTTTTGCATAAGTAGTCGCCGTTGGAAGCAGTGGGTCGACAGGCTTGCAGATGCGCCCGATACGCTGCTCATTCTTGACGATCATTGGGGGCCGCTCAGCGCTGCCGAACCCTTGAGCTTCGGTCGTGAGCCTCTTAGTTGGGTCTACGTTGTGTCGGTCAGCAAATTCCTTGGGCCGGACTTGCGCGTTTCGGTGGTCACGGGCACCTCCAGCGTGCTCAAGAGCATGCACCACCAGCAGACGCTCGGCCCCCGGTGGGTCAGCCTTTTGCTACAGAGGCTTGCAGGGCGCCTCTGGCAAAAAATGCTCGATAGCAATCGCCTATCGGCAGTGGGGGCTGAGTATTTGCAACGGCGTTCGTCCTTGGTCCAGGGGCTGAATGACTTAGGCATAGCCGTGCCCACTCAGGGGGAGGGCCTGCATGTGTGGCTGCCCGTCTCGGATGAGACCTCTGTGGTCCAGACGCTGGCATCGTTGGGCTGGGCCATCCAGGCGGGCTCGCCGTTCAGGTTGGAAAGCCCGGCGGCTGTACGCGTCAGTATCGGCAACCTGAACCCTATCAGCGTGCCCGCTTTAGCGCGCGATGTTGCTCATGCATTGAAGCAGCGTCGCCGAACGGTTAACTGA
- a CDS encoding error-prone DNA polymerase yields the protein MTADYAELHCLSNFSFQRGASSAQELFERAARHGYRALAITDECTLAGIVRAWQASKKARLQLIVGSEMRIESGPKLVLLAENLTGYQALCRLITRARRRAEKGRYHLLREDLSEQLDGLIAIWTPQHHIDGDADGHWLRERFPTRLWLGIELHRSGDDARHLRDSLALAGRLDIPPVACGDVHMHARGRRALQDCMTAIRHHLPVAEAGAYLFANGERHLRHREELAELYPPELLAETLRIAKRCSFDLGQLKYHYPHELVPADHNATSWLRALVERGSSWRWPDGVPADARARIEHELALIAELRYESYFLTVHDIVRFAREQHILCQGRGSAANSTVCYALGITELNPAGSRLLFERFMSRERKEPPDIDVDFEHERREEVIQYIFRRYGRGRAALAAVASTYHGAGAVRDVAKALGLPADQIDSLADCCGRRHEGAPSATRLIEAGFDPDNPLLRRVLTLTASLIGFPRHLSQHPGGFVISEHPLETLVPVENASMAERTVIQWDKDDLDLVGLLKVDVLALGMLSALRRCFNLIEHYRGTCWTLASLPQEDPATYAMISRADTVGVFQIESRPQMAMLPRLRPKTFYDLVIQVAIVRPGPIQGDMVHPYLCRRNDEEPVVYPSEELIPVFERTLGVPLFQEQVMELAMVAAQYTAGEADELRRSMAAWKRHGGLEPHRIRLTSRMLARGYTQEFTERIFRQIEGFGSYGFPESHAASFALLTYASCWLKCHEPAAFACALINSWPMGFYSPDQILQDARRHGIEVRPVDVRHSEWECSLEPTSDPQPAIRLGLRMIRGLREEAARHIEGERRICPFRDVEDLSRRTGLDARAREQLADAGALRGLAGHRYQARWAMAGIEPQLPLFAGLPTEEASVSLPLPSCGEDLLTDYATLGTTLGPHPLKLLRPQLAAQRCRSSRDLAALEHKRPVSVAGLVVGRQRPQTASGVIFVTLEDEFGMINVVVWHDLAERQRRVLVQSQMLRIDGYLETADGVRHVIAGRLTDLTPMLTGLDVRSRDFQ from the coding sequence ATGACCGCCGATTACGCCGAGCTGCATTGCCTGTCCAACTTCAGCTTCCAGCGCGGTGCCTCCAGTGCTCAGGAACTGTTCGAGCGTGCCGCCCGACACGGATACCGCGCCCTGGCGATAACCGACGAATGCACCTTGGCCGGCATTGTTCGTGCCTGGCAGGCATCAAAGAAAGCACGCCTGCAGCTGATTGTCGGCAGCGAGATGCGGATTGAGAGTGGCCCTAAGCTGGTTTTGCTGGCCGAGAACCTCACGGGTTATCAGGCCTTGTGCCGGCTGATAACCCGTGCCCGACGCCGCGCCGAAAAAGGACGATATCACCTGCTGCGCGAGGATCTGAGTGAACAACTCGACGGCCTCATAGCGATCTGGACTCCCCAGCATCACATTGATGGCGACGCCGACGGCCACTGGTTGCGCGAGCGCTTCCCCACTCGCCTATGGCTGGGGATTGAGTTACATCGCAGCGGCGACGATGCACGGCACCTGCGCGACAGTCTTGCGCTGGCCGGGCGCCTAGATATCCCTCCGGTCGCCTGTGGTGACGTGCATATGCATGCCCGCGGCCGCCGCGCCCTGCAAGACTGCATGACTGCCATCCGCCACCACCTGCCAGTTGCCGAGGCCGGTGCATACCTGTTTGCCAACGGCGAGCGCCATCTTCGCCACCGCGAGGAGCTCGCCGAACTCTACCCGCCAGAGCTGCTGGCCGAGACGCTACGCATCGCAAAGCGCTGCAGTTTCGATCTCGGCCAGTTGAAATATCACTACCCCCATGAGCTGGTACCAGCCGACCACAACGCCACCTCCTGGCTGCGCGCGCTGGTCGAACGGGGTAGCAGTTGGCGCTGGCCGGACGGCGTCCCAGCAGATGCCCGAGCGCGAATTGAGCACGAACTGGCATTGATCGCCGAACTGCGTTACGAGAGCTACTTCCTGACGGTGCACGACATCGTTCGCTTCGCCCGTGAGCAGCACATCCTCTGCCAGGGTCGTGGCTCGGCAGCCAACTCGACGGTGTGCTATGCCCTAGGCATTACTGAACTGAACCCCGCGGGCAGTCGACTGCTGTTCGAACGCTTCATGTCCCGTGAGCGCAAGGAGCCGCCGGATATCGATGTCGACTTCGAGCACGAGCGCCGTGAGGAAGTCATCCAGTACATATTCCGCCGTTATGGCCGCGGACGTGCCGCGCTCGCCGCGGTGGCCAGCACCTATCACGGCGCTGGCGCGGTTCGCGACGTCGCCAAGGCGCTCGGCCTACCAGCGGACCAGATCGACTCGCTGGCCGACTGCTGTGGACGCCGGCATGAGGGAGCGCCGTCCGCTACGCGCCTGATCGAGGCCGGTTTCGACCCGGACAATCCACTGCTGCGCCGTGTGTTGACGTTGACCGCGTCGCTGATCGGATTCCCTCGTCATCTGTCGCAACATCCCGGGGGCTTCGTCATATCCGAGCACCCGCTGGAAACTCTGGTACCGGTGGAAAACGCGAGCATGGCCGAGCGCACGGTAATTCAGTGGGACAAGGACGATCTCGACCTGGTCGGCCTGCTCAAGGTCGACGTACTGGCGCTCGGAATGCTCAGCGCACTGCGCCGCTGCTTCAACCTGATCGAACACTATCGCGGGACTTGCTGGACTCTGGCCAGCTTGCCGCAGGAGGATCCGGCAACCTACGCCATGATCAGCCGCGCCGACACCGTCGGGGTATTCCAGATCGAATCACGGCCACAAATGGCGATGCTCCCGCGGCTGCGGCCGAAGACCTTCTATGACCTCGTGATTCAGGTGGCCATTGTTCGTCCCGGGCCAATCCAGGGCGACATGGTGCATCCCTATCTGTGCCGCCGGAACGATGAGGAGCCAGTGGTATATCCCTCCGAGGAACTCATCCCAGTGTTCGAACGCACCCTTGGTGTACCCCTGTTTCAAGAACAAGTCATGGAGCTGGCCATGGTCGCAGCCCAGTACACAGCGGGCGAGGCCGACGAGCTGCGCCGCAGCATGGCCGCCTGGAAACGTCACGGTGGCCTGGAACCACATCGAATACGCCTGACCTCGAGGATGCTCGCCAGAGGCTACACACAAGAATTCACCGAGCGGATCTTCAGGCAGATCGAGGGCTTCGGCAGCTATGGCTTTCCCGAGTCCCATGCAGCCAGCTTCGCCCTGCTCACCTACGCCAGTTGCTGGTTGAAGTGCCACGAACCGGCGGCCTTCGCCTGCGCACTGATCAATAGCTGGCCAATGGGTTTTTACAGCCCCGACCAGATATTGCAGGATGCCCGCCGCCACGGCATCGAAGTACGCCCGGTAGACGTGCGCCATAGCGAATGGGAGTGCAGCCTGGAACCGACCAGTGACCCGCAACCGGCTATCCGCCTCGGCCTGCGGATGATTCGCGGCCTGCGTGAAGAGGCCGCGCGACACATCGAGGGAGAACGGCGGATATGCCCGTTTAGAGATGTCGAGGATCTGAGCCGGCGAACCGGGCTCGACGCTCGCGCCCGCGAGCAACTGGCCGATGCCGGTGCTTTGCGCGGTCTGGCCGGCCATCGGTACCAGGCTCGTTGGGCAATGGCAGGAATCGAACCACAGCTGCCACTGTTCGCCGGCCTGCCGACCGAGGAAGCATCGGTGAGTTTGCCGCTGCCGAGTTGTGGCGAAGATCTGCTTACCGACTATGCCACTCTGGGCACCACACTCGGCCCACACCCATTGAAATTGCTACGCCCCCAACTCGCAGCCCAGCGCTGCCGAAGCTCACGCGACCTGGCCGCACTGGAGCACAAACGCCCGGTCAGCGTTGCCGGCCTGGTGGTTGGTCGCCAACGTCCACAGACGGCAAGCGGAGTTATCTTCGTCACGCTAGAAGACGAGTTCGGCATGATCAATGTCGTGGTATGGCACGACTTGGCCGAGCGCCAACGTCGGGTGCTGGTGCAATCGCAGATGCTGCGCATTGACGGCTACCTGGAGACAGCAGATGGCGTACGCCACGTAATCGCCGGTCGGTTGACCGACCTCACGCCCATGCTCACGGGCCTGGACGTACGAAGTCGGGATTTTCAATGA
- a CDS encoding glutamine amidotransferase — MQTALVIRFLAFEDLGSLQQILDSRGYQIETLDANLDSFANHDPSAPDLVIVLGGPIGAFDEAKYPFLKSVLSFVEQRLQCGKKILGVCLGAQLIARALGSNVGPMGRKEIGFAPISLTDEGLQSCLEPLSGGIPVLHWHGDQFEIPAGATRLAATEICPNQAFSVGTSVLALQFHLEANPQRIEHWLVGHAGELDSIKLDPRVIREQAQACADELLAAAQTVFASWLDRN; from the coding sequence ATGCAAACCGCCCTCGTCATCCGCTTTCTCGCTTTCGAAGATCTCGGCTCGCTGCAGCAAATTCTTGATAGCCGCGGATACCAAATCGAAACATTGGACGCGAACCTCGACTCGTTCGCGAATCACGATCCGTCAGCACCAGACCTGGTGATTGTTCTCGGCGGCCCAATCGGTGCATTTGACGAAGCGAAGTACCCGTTCCTCAAATCCGTGCTTTCGTTCGTCGAACAGCGGCTTCAGTGCGGCAAGAAAATACTGGGAGTTTGCCTTGGCGCTCAGCTGATAGCACGAGCACTGGGCAGCAACGTCGGCCCCATGGGGAGAAAAGAGATCGGCTTTGCACCGATATCGCTAACCGACGAGGGCTTGCAGTCCTGCCTGGAGCCACTAAGTGGCGGGATACCGGTGCTGCACTGGCATGGCGATCAGTTCGAAATTCCAGCGGGAGCGACGCGGCTGGCAGCAACCGAAATCTGCCCAAACCAGGCGTTTTCGGTTGGCACATCGGTTCTAGCCCTTCAGTTCCACCTCGAGGCCAATCCGCAGCGTATTGAGCATTGGCTGGTCGGCCATGCAGGTGAGCTCGACAGCATCAAGCTCGACCCCCGCGTGATCAGAGAGCAAGCACAGGCATGCGCCGACGAACTGCTCGCCGCTGCACAGACGGTCTTTGCATCCTGGCTGGATCGGAACTGA
- the ptsJ gene encoding transcriptional regulator PtsJ: MKTKNKTAIDIFETIRSQVQAQQLTPGQSLPPVRQLASELGVNRNTVAAAYKRLVAAGVAETRGRLGTVVCETAGPGEQEGGIGHSRLIDLSSGNPNPIWLPDPALALAQRQSRLRLYGDAPVDPTFQDVAYRWLVDDCPSPPEIDLAHGAVDAVERLLAAYLVSGDKVAVESPCFISSINTLRIAGLQAVGVPVDEQGMQTDALEAALAKGVQAVLITPRAHNPTGSSLSAERAAQIRAVLERHPQVLVLVDDHFALLSEAAFHQVIPASSRRWALIRSVSKALGPDLRLAAIGSDRETSQRLRLRLASGTTWVSHLLQDIAHTCLTSPLVGAKIERARADYKHRRDLLLAALRAHGVQAGHPCDGLNVWVPLDEDVEPIILHLAQRGWVVRSGTGFTVQEQVRGIRITTSTMDADQAARFAEDLSLCMQ; encoded by the coding sequence ATGAAAACTAAAAACAAGACCGCAATCGACATCTTTGAAACGATACGAAGCCAAGTGCAGGCGCAGCAGCTAACTCCTGGTCAGTCGCTACCGCCCGTGCGTCAGCTGGCATCGGAACTCGGGGTCAACCGCAACACCGTCGCCGCGGCGTATAAACGATTGGTCGCTGCAGGTGTTGCTGAAACCCGAGGACGGCTGGGCACGGTGGTTTGTGAAACGGCCGGGCCCGGTGAGCAGGAAGGCGGCATCGGGCACTCTCGATTGATTGATTTATCGAGCGGCAACCCGAACCCCATATGGCTGCCTGATCCGGCTCTCGCACTGGCACAACGGCAATCACGCCTGCGGCTGTACGGCGACGCGCCGGTTGATCCGACCTTTCAGGACGTGGCCTATCGATGGCTGGTTGACGATTGCCCTTCGCCTCCGGAAATCGACCTGGCCCATGGCGCAGTCGACGCAGTTGAGCGCCTGCTGGCCGCCTATCTTGTATCCGGCGACAAGGTTGCGGTCGAGAGCCCTTGTTTCATCAGCAGTATCAACACACTGCGCATTGCTGGCCTGCAGGCCGTCGGTGTCCCTGTTGACGAGCAAGGGATGCAAACTGACGCGCTTGAAGCCGCACTAGCGAAGGGTGTGCAGGCGGTGCTGATCACCCCCCGCGCTCACAACCCTACCGGCTCAAGCTTGAGCGCTGAGCGGGCCGCACAAATACGCGCCGTGCTTGAGCGACACCCTCAGGTTCTAGTGCTCGTCGATGATCACTTCGCACTGTTATCCGAAGCGGCATTCCACCAGGTCATCCCCGCCTCCAGCCGACGCTGGGCTCTGATCAGGTCCGTATCCAAAGCGCTTGGCCCGGATCTGCGACTCGCTGCTATCGGCAGCGATCGGGAAACATCACAGCGGCTTCGGTTGCGGCTGGCTTCAGGCACAACCTGGGTGAGTCACCTTTTGCAAGATATCGCTCATACCTGCCTGACCTCGCCGCTGGTCGGAGCAAAAATCGAACGCGCTCGAGCGGACTACAAGCATCGCCGAGATCTTCTGCTCGCCGCACTGAGGGCCCATGGTGTACAGGCCGGACATCCGTGTGATGGGCTCAACGTCTGGGTGCCGCTTGATGAAGATGTCGAACCGATCATTCTCCATCTGGCCCAGCGGGGCTGGGTCGTTCGCAGCGGCACGGGCTTCACCGTGCAAGAGCAGGTGCGCGGCATTCGCATCACTACCTCGACGATGGACGCGGACCAGGCGGCCCGCTTCGCCGAAGACTTGAGCCTCTGCATGCAATGA